A genome region from Rhinopithecus roxellana isolate Shanxi Qingling chromosome 10, ASM756505v1, whole genome shotgun sequence includes the following:
- the IFNG gene encoding interferon gamma has protein sequence MKYTSYILAFQLCIVLGSLGCYCQDPYVKEAENLKKYFNAGDPDVADNGTLFLDILRNWKEESDRKIMQSQIVSFYFKLFKNFKDDQRIQKSVETIKEDINVKFFNSNKKKRDDFEKLTNYSVTDLNVQRKAVHELIQVMAELSPAAKIGKRKRSQMFRGRRASQ, from the exons ATGAAATATACAAGTTATATCTTGGCTTTTCAGCTCTGCATTGTTTTGGGTTCTCTTGGCTGTTACTGCCAGGACCCATATGTAAAAGAAGCAGAAAAccttaagaaatatttt aatgcaGGTGATCCAGATGTAGCAGATAATGGAACTCTTTTCTTAGACATCTTGAGGAATTGGAAAGAG GAGAGTGACAGAAAAATAATGCAGAGCCAAATTGTCTCCTTTtacttcaaactttttaaaaacttcaaagaTGACCAGAGGATCCAAAAGAGTGTGGAGACCATCAAGGAAGACATTAATGTCAAGTTTTTcaatagcaacaaaaagaaaCGGGATGACTTCGAAAAGCTGACCAATTATTCG GTAACTGACTTGAATGTCCAACGCAAAGCAGTACATGAACTCATCCAAGTGATGGCTGAACTGTCGCCAGCAGCTAAAATAGGGAAGCGAAAAAGGAGTCAGATGTTTCGAGGTCGAAGAGCATCCCAGTAA